From the Primulina tabacum isolate GXHZ01 chromosome 3, ASM2559414v2, whole genome shotgun sequence genome, one window contains:
- the LOC142538740 gene encoding uncharacterized protein LOC142538740, with product MPPRRVICRDSDHRQEEEILVSPPNQDPSAHVLAASRARSKSGDIDSGGFQEVFFEKCFTADVHSRLKREFMSLHQGDSSVAKFVKKFDRGCHFVPLIANDAAVKLRHFLDGISPTVRRDMLLGDPTSYNDAFTRAFRAEKSLKDIEWEMQRKSPPPQQQSQQSKKSFTGPPKQPGQKKQQGQPPREAGTYKCFKSGGSGHKAADLSKKKQPTTGKAYVMHAEQAEPETTLIIGRIFLADIDTYALLDSGATHSFIFESFVKRLKILPKNVESGFKVTVPSGEHMVSKSLVKDVEFKLQIIVVRAYQIVLPMPEFDIILGMDWITLNGANIDFQQRSISVRLTNGKSFIFEAAQSKQLPHIISCISAKKLILRSCQGFLSSIIYVHDIGS from the exons atgcctcctagaagAGTTATTTGCAGAGATAGTGACCATAGGCAGGAGGAAGAGATTCTAGTGTCTCCACCTAATCAGGATCCTAGTGCTCATGTGCTAGCCG CGAGCAGAGCGAGGAGTAAATCTGGCGACATTGACTCTGGAGGATTTCAAGAGGtattctttgagaagtgttttaCCGCCGATGTCCATTCGAGGTTGAAaagagagtttatgagtctccacCAGGGAGATTCGTCTGTTGCTAAGTTCGTTAAGAAGTtcgataggggttgtcactttgtgcccttaattgcaaatgatgctgCTGTGAAGTTGAGACACTTCCTAGATGGTATTAGTCCTACTGTGCGTCGGGATATGCTGTTGGGAGACCCGACAAGTTATAACGATGCTTTTACGAGGGCCTTCAGGGCAGAGAAGTCACTTAAAGATATTGAGTGGGAGATGCAAAGAAAGAGTCCCCCTCCACAACAGCAGTCACAACAGAGCAAAAAATCGTTTACAGGACCACCGAAGCAACCAGGGCAGAAGAAACAACAGGGGCAGCCACCGAGGGAAGCT GGTACCTACAAGTGCTTTAAGAGCGGAGGAAGCGGGCATAAGGCTGCTGATTTATCGAAGAAGAAACAGCCCACCACTGGAAaggcttatgtgatgcatgctgaGCAAGCAGAGCCAGAAACTACGCTCATTATAG GCAGAATATTTTTAGCAGACATAGATACCTACGCTTTGCTAGATTCTGGAGCTACGCATTCTTTCATATTTGAATCTTTTGTGAAACGATTGAAAATCTTACCGAAGAACGTGGAGTCTGGATTCAAAGTCACAGTGCCTTCGGGTGAACATATGGTCTCTAAAAGCTTGGTTAAGGATGTGGAATTCAAGTTGCAGATAATTGTCGTTCGAGCATACCAGATTGTATTGCCAATGCCtgagtttgacattattttgGGCATGGATTGGATCACACTGAACGGAGCTAACATCGATTTCCAGCAAAGGTCAATATCTGTTAGACTGACCAATGGGAAATCATTCATCTTTGAGGCTGCGCAGAGCAAACAATTGCCGCACATTATTTCATGTATTAGTGCAAAGAAGCTTATCCTGCGAAGCTGCCAAGGTTTTCTTTCAAGTATTATATATGTACATGACATTGGCAGTTGA